Within Porites lutea chromosome 2, jaPorLute2.1, whole genome shotgun sequence, the genomic segment ACTATTCTCATTATAATTAAATTATAATGAGTATATTGACTTTCATGAACGAAGTGAGTGAACGGTTAGAATGCAATAGCAGTGTAACTGTTGGGTAATAAGTCAAAGGTGAGATTAAGCAACACATTTTGGAAGTAATTTTACAATACCAAGTCAGTGATAAAGGGTCCCTAAATAGTATGACGAATTGGCAAGATAAAACCACAGATCCACTTGTGCTCGATAGGACTCAAACAATTCAGTGTTAACTAGCCTTATTTACAATGAAAATTCTCCctcatttaaaggcaaaatcaATAATGTCATCAACATCTTACAACTTTTCCTTTACGtgatgcaagaaaaaaaaaacggaacaTAAAGAAACACAAATCCATTTTCAATGAACCTCACAAGGGGTTAACAATAAGTCTTAAGTCACGAATAAATGTGTTGTCAATTTCAATGTCGGCTTGAACTAGTGCTTTAAAAACCCAATTAAATATAGGTCACCAGTTAATTTTGTGTATATTTGGCTCGAAACAAACCACTccctttattttacttttactcTGTTCGAGGAGACCACAAAGTCAATGTCTATTGTAAAATCTTGTTAAAGAAAAGTCACGAAATTCGGGCCGGCAAGGCATGTTACGACAAAACGACATTTTGACATTCATGGGCATAAATGTCTATAACAAACTTAGCTAGAATATTATAAGCTTAAATATGTTTAGGGCAAGCCCTTGTCGCTTTCATTCCCAATTAACgatatttagtattaattttgagaaatatttttcgTGGCTTTACCAGTTATACCCGAGTCACGTAGTACCCCGCCAGCATTTGGAAATTGCAAAACTGAAAGGAAACTTAAGCATAAAATTTAAAGCCAATTTCTCTTTCCAGACAGTTTCAATACTCAACAGACCCATGACTTGCGTCATTGTTCTATAAACTtttaaacttgtgcaaaattTGAGCAAAAAGGTTAAATGAAACTAGACAACGAGCGAGAGATCCGACAGATCCGCCACTCCAATATCCAACGTCGACGAGCGGACACTGTAAACAAACTTCTCACAGGATAACCCGTTCGTTGCGAAATGAAAGAGCCCACCACATCAAACATTAAGTTTCAACACAAACGTGTTGCAAATATAGACTAATGTAAGCTAAAAACATTTcctaaaagaaagtaaaaaggcCTTGAAACAAACCTTGTTGTGGGAAGAaccttgttgacaaaaagaaacatCGCTTTTTCGGGAGGAAGTTGAATTCTCTTTCGGATGATGTACATGAACTGTGCAACTGTGAAGTGACGGTAAAAGAGAGACAAACATTTAAACATAAAATACCTACCACTTATACTAGAACGTACTCTAACTATGTGAAGACTCATAGAATTTCATGTTACCGAATCAGCTGAACAGCTAAAAATTCAGGAAATACAGCACACAACAGCAAATTTTAGTTACGCGCATAATAACGACTTTATTTCCTGCTTTTAATACCTGTCAGATCGGAAGGGACGAGGAATTTTCTCTTATCTATATCTTGGATCGAGGACTTGGGCGCTTTTTCCACAACAacctacaaaaagaaaaaaggtaacaTAGCTTTGTGCGAACataaaaatcgaccaaaatttACAGTACTTACGGGAATTCTGTCTGGATACTTCGACCTTATTTTTGCAGATTCATGGCATCGGGACTctgcaaaagcaaaaacattCGGTTCAACGAGTGGACAAAAAACCGCAGAAAACGTTGGGATTATTGACGTTAGTACCTTGGGAATGTTCTTCCTTAAAAGTCCACTTCATTTTGGGCAAAaatttcagctaaaatca encodes:
- the LOC140928358 gene encoding gamma-aminobutyric acid receptor-associated protein-like 2, which gives rise to MKWTFKEEHSQESRCHESAKIRSKYPDRIPVVVEKAPKSSIQDIDKRKFLVPSDLTVAQFMYIIRKRIQLPPEKAMFLFVNKVLPTTSSTMGAIYEEHKDEDGFLYIAYSGENTFGM